The Fusobacterium sp. JB019 genome has a segment encoding these proteins:
- a CDS encoding MBL fold metallo-hydrolase — protein sequence MSIAITTMIENDKMINSDLENEFGLSLYIEDEEIKLLLDTGKTGLFLKNAKNLNIDLKNLKHLVLSHSHFDHTGGVKSLIEKVNPDFNLYINPNFFNKKYKTVDNVETFIGNDFDEKYLLNKNVNIIKLSKDTLKLSKRITLFTNFKNVTSFEPDNSRYILKDNGINRVDPMEDEVVIGIDTPKGYLIVCGCSHIGIANIVEKIKKETHKKIYGIVGGLHLSRANQERIDKTIEYIKENNIQFLGTSHCTGNDFINELKKQNLNYISNNTGNKLIFD from the coding sequence ATGAGCATAGCAATAACTACAATGATAGAAAATGATAAAATGATAAATTCTGATCTTGAAAATGAATTTGGATTATCTTTATACATTGAAGATGAAGAAATTAAGTTACTTTTAGATACAGGAAAGACTGGATTATTTTTAAAAAATGCTAAAAATTTAAATATTGATTTAAAAAATCTTAAACATTTAGTTTTAAGTCATAGCCATTTTGACCATACTGGTGGAGTTAAATCATTAATTGAAAAAGTTAATCCAGATTTTAACCTTTATATTAATCCTAACTTTTTTAATAAAAAATATAAAACTGTTGATAATGTTGAAACTTTTATAGGAAATGATTTTGATGAAAAATATCTACTAAATAAAAATGTAAATATTATCAAATTATCAAAAGATACTCTTAAACTTTCTAAAAGAATAACATTATTTACAAATTTTAAAAACGTTACATCATTTGAACCTGATAATAGTAGATATATTTTAAAGGATAACGGTATTAATAGAGTAGATCCTATGGAAGATGAAGTTGTTATAGGTATAGATACTCCTAAAGGATATCTAATAGTTTGTGGTTGCTCTCATATTGGTATTGCTAATATTGTTGAGAAAATAAAAAAAGAAACTCATAAAAAAATCTATGGAATTGTTGGAGGTCTTCATTTATCTAGGGCAAATCAAGAAAGAATAGATAAAACCATTGAATATATTAAAGAAAATAATATCCAATTTTTAGGAACTTCCCACTGCACTGGAAATGATTTTATAAATGAGTTAAAAAAACAAAATTTAAATTATATTTCTAATAACACAGGAAATAAACTTATTTTTGATTAA